One Neodiprion pinetum isolate iyNeoPine1 chromosome 1, iyNeoPine1.2, whole genome shotgun sequence genomic window carries:
- the LOC124223935 gene encoding dystroglycan 1 isoform X3, with protein MKPLLLAFSPLLLILLLVFPLSLTLTLQEDDLVFDDVGEPSASASGPSIFSNEEHQEYNERKRDRSRDGKKHNVERLWGIPNTFVVVGHVFKMRILKQAFSGSVDHFEARGINGHPLPRWLDWDEPASTLVGIPSRKDLGLHNVMIKAVGRHGDFAKDGFSINVVPEKKHEITHKDGKMDLESEECVTHCDESEDQTLLTIVLDTRFENLKPASRVNAIENLAGFLGLHTSAFSMHPHVSKETSAPDASVILSGPGNVKRRREKHPTAIQWQVGCDGRLWHHQTDLVNQLRDQARDGTLAEVLEQPVLLWRVKTDSSSLLRNRRDTGSGDYTDPDYYEQYDDYEDEEDIVDENNPINGGDVEGDDEDGDDNEPITEQPNIAVSKMLVDEFGRPHRHHHGEKSNEPKLEEEIDAEDLYPGILSKIGITAENAGETPQQVPVLGMLPISIPTNTTTSVPTLAPITGARNQSTIVMPSPTTVSTTTTQATTTVTPLSVSTTQRMTTQPRTTSQLTPEITDKIDLEQLNFPPREDRRLQKIQVTAGKLLSFLIPEDTFVDVEDGNARDLRLSLYKQHNPIKNNHWLQFNNQTQEVYGLPLENVISVWDYELVAEDSEGLRANATLDVHVQQHPQSRSVNHEFNISLRIDKRSAFPTNVDWEFKVVRGLAKLYGDEDTSKITVRQINIVGDHITFTWSNDSLPRSIECPEEEISKLFDVLVENENGLPSTALQTILAPEIKARHVALHKIGQCEEEPKPEPPAIVTEKPLLPKINQPPVPRNQVDRINATVGQLLVFTVPEDMAFDAEDGSAHNMKMSLMTSERMPIPDDHWLQFDSNNHQFYGVPMPKDIGRKEYQLIVTDSAGASLTDALIVVVNPSNTSPPQHIVEFSMTLEIPYKNFVHSAAQKRKFMEKLGELFHDKDASAISIDNITESTVVTWHNKTLVTSSCPHNVITQLREVIVKDEKMLTERVGDVMGSEFPVKQITITPTGLCLGDESTSVYSPSAGPPVEGGTSVGKSHDDVIITFIVPAIIIAAMLILAAIIACILYRRKRSGKMSVSEQDDERQSFRNKGIPVIFQDELDEKPDPGNKSPVILKEEKPPLPPPEYQKTEDGADVPMLQSENSEEPYQPPPPFATNRDNNRQNRPKPTPTYRKPPPYVPP; from the exons ATGAAACCTCTGCTCCTCGCTTTCTCCCCCCTCCTCCTgatcctcctcctcgtcttccCGTTGTCCCTTACCCTGACCCTGCAAGAGGACGATCTCGTCTTCGACGACGTCGGCGAGCCCTCCGCCTCAGCCTCGGGTCCCTCGATATTCAGCAACGAGGAACACCAGGAGTATAACGAAAGGAAACGCGACAGATCGAGGGATGGCAAGAAACACAACGTCGAACGGTTATGGGGGATTCCTAACACGTTCGTCGTCGTGGGTCACGTATTTAAGATGAGAATTCTCAAGCAAGCCTTCAGCGGCAGCGTCGATCACTTCGAG GCTCGGGGTATAAACGGGCATCCTTTACCGCGTTGGCTCGATTGGGACGAACCTGCTTCCACGCTCGTCGGCATCCCTTCGAGGAAGGACCTGGGACTCCACAACGTGATGATCAAGGCCGTCGGAAGGCACGGCGACTTCGCGAAAGACGGATTTTCCATAAACGTCGTGCCCGAGAAGAAACACGAAATAACGCACAAAGATGGAAAG atggacttggagtCTGAAGAATGCGTT ACGCACTGCGACGAATCTGAGGACCAGACTCTTCTGACAATCGTTTTAGACACCAGGTTCGAGAACTTGAAGCCGGCGTCAAGAGTAAATGCAATCGAAAATCTGGCTGGATTCTTGGGTTTACACACG AGTGCCTTTTCGATGCACCCTCATGTGAGCAAGGAAACTTCAGCTCCAGACGCGTCAGTGATTTTATCGGGACCTGGCAATGTCAAACGGCGTCGAGAAAAACACCCCACGGCTATCCAATGGCAG GTGGGCTGCGATGGTCGTCTTTGGCATCACCAAACTGATTTGGTAAATCAGCTGCGAGATCAGGCTAGAGATGGTACTTTAGCCGAAGTTTTAGAACAACCAGTTTTACTTTGGCGGGTGAAAACAGATTCCAGTTCTTTGCTGAGAAATCGTAGGGATACAGGGTCCGGGGATTACACTGATCCCGATTATTATGAGCAATATGACGATTACGAAGATGAAGAGGATATTGTAGATGAGAACAATCCCATAAACGGTGGTGATGTCGAAGGTGACGACGAAGATGGTGACGACAACGAACCGATTACGGAACAGCCAAATATCGCAGTATCCAAAATGCTTGTCGACGAATTTGGTCGTCCACACAGACATCATCACGGAGAAAAATCCAACGAGCCAAAA CTAGAAGAAGAAATCGATGCCGAAGACCTTTACCCGGGCATCTTGAGCAAAATTGGGATTACAGCCGAAAATGCTGGCGAAACTCCTCAGCAAGTACCTGTACTAGGCATGTTACCAATATCAATTCCAACAAATACCACAACATCAGTGCCGACACTTGCGCCG ATAACTGGAGCACGCAATCAGTCGACGATAGTAATGCCATCACCAACAACTGTATCAACCACAACAACACAGGCAACTACAACGGTTACTCCACTCTCTGTATCGACTACCCAGCGGATGACTACACAACCGAGAACTACATCTCAATTAACGCCAGAGATTACGGATAAAATTGATCTCGAACAGCTCAATTTCCCACCCAGAGAAGATAGACGATTGCAAAAGATACAAGTAACAGCCGGAAAACTTCTCAGTTTTCTTATTCCTGAGGACACCTTTGTTGATGTGGAAGATGGAAATGCTAGGGATCTCCGCTTGAGTTTGTATAAGCAACACAATCCAATCAAGAACAATCACTGGCTTCAGTTCAACAATCAGACGCAGGAAGTTTATGGATT ACCACTTGAAAATGTCATTTCGGTCTGGGATTATGAACTTGTGGCAGAAGATAGCGAAGGACTAAGAGCGAATGCAACTCTAGATGTTCATGTCCAACAACATCCGCAAAGTCGATCCGTTAATCACgaatttaatatttctttgaGAATTGATAAACGAAGTGCATTTCCGACGAACGTGGATTGGGAATTTAAG gtCGTTCGCGGTCTTGCCAAACTTTACGGAGATGAAGATACATCCAAAATAACAGTTCGACAAATCAATATTGTGGGTGACCATATTACTTTTACGTGGTCTAATGACAGTCTTCCTCGAAGCATCGAATGCCCCGAAGAAGAAATTAGCAAATTATTTGAC GTTTTGGTAGAGAATGAAAATGGATTGCCCAGTACTGCATTGCAAACAATTCTTGCACCTGAAATAAAGGCTCGACACGTTGCCCTGCATAAAATTGGACAATGTGAAGAGGAACCAAAACCTGAACCGCCTGCAATTGTGACTGAGAAACCTCTACTACCCAAGATAAACCAACCTCCAGTGCCAAGGAATCAAGTAGACCGCATTAATGCAACGGTTGGACAATTGCTTGTATTCACTGTTCCCGAG GATATGGCTTTTGACGCTGAGGATGGTTCAGCTCACAACATGAAGATGTCATTGATGACCAGCGAAAGAATGCCAATTCCAGATGATCACTGGCTTCAATTTGACAGCAACAACCACCAATTCTATGGAGTACCTATGCCAAAAGATATCGGGCGTAAAGAATACCAATTGATCGTCACAGATTCAGCAG GCGCAAGTCTAACAGACGCTCTTATCGTTGTCGTAAATCCGTCAAACACGTCGCCACCGCAGCACATCGTAGAATTTTCTATGACTTTGGAAATTCCTTACAAAAATTTCGTGCATTCTGCCGCTCAGAAGCGTAAATTTATGGAGAAACTGGGAGAGCTATTCCATGACAAAGACGCAAGTGCCATATCTATAGATAATATTACCGAAAGCACAGTTGTCACGTGGCACAATAAAACTTTGGTAACGTCCTCCTGTCCGCACAACGTGATAACGCAGTTACGCGAGGTGATTgtcaaagatgaaaaaatgttgactgAACGCGTGGGAGACGTTATGGGTTCGGAGTTTCCAGTGAAACAAATAACTATTACGCCGACTGGTCTGTGCCTTGGTGATGAATCTACAAGTGTATATTCGCCAAGTGCTGGTCCTCCAGTTGAAGGCGGGACATCAGTTGGAAAATCGCACGATGACGTTATCATCACATTCATAGTACCAGCGATAATAATCGCTGCTATGCTAATCTTGGCTGCTATTATTGCTTGCATTTTGTACAGACGGAAGCGCAGTGGAAAGATGAGCGTCAGTGAACAAGATGACGAAAGACAGAGTTTCAGGAATAAGGGAATCCCTGTGATATTCCAAGACGAATTGGATGAGAAACCGGACCCAG GTAACAAGTCGCCAGTTATTctcaaagaagaaaaaccacCGCTACCACCTCCCGAGTATCAAAAGACTGAAGACGGGGCAGACGTGCCCATGCTGCAGAGTGAAAATTCTGAAGAACCGTACCAGCCGCCACCACCTTTTGCCACAAATCGCGACAACAATCGTCAAAACAGACCAAAACCGACTCCTACATACAGAAAACCCCCTCCATATGTACCCCCCTAA
- the LOC124223935 gene encoding dystroglycan 1 isoform X1: protein MKPLLLAFSPLLLILLLVFPLSLTLTLQEDDLVFDDVGEPSASASGPSIFSNEEHQEYNERKRDRSRDGKKHNVERLWGIPNTFVVVGHVFKMRILKQAFSGSVDHFEARGINGHPLPRWLDWDEPASTLVGIPSRKDLGLHNVMIKAVGRHGDFAKDGFSINVVPEKKHEITHKDGKMDLESEECVTHCDESEDQTLLTIVLDTRFENLKPASRVNAIENLAGFLGLHTSAFSMHPHVSKETSAPDASVILSGPGNVKRRREKHPTAIQWQVGCDGRLWHHQTDLVNQLRDQARDGTLAEVLEQPVLLWRVKTDSSSLLRNRRDTGSGDYTDPDYYEQYDDYEDEEDIVDENNPINGGDVEGDDEDGDDNEPITEQPNIAVSKMLVDEFGRPHRHHHGEKSNEPKLEEEIDAEDLYPGILSKIGITAENAGETPQQVPVLGMLPISIPTNTTTSVPTLAPTSVPPTTISSSTTTTQAPTTVIPTSSTSTTTTTTTTAVPPTESSKLETVEVPKEKVERIDTISITVPTVPAETTTIPPKTTILQTSETNVISTSGPAIKPVSETTVVYDQTTIPQEITGARNQSTIVMPSPTTVSTTTTQATTTVTPLSVSTTQRMTTQPRTTSQLTPEITDKIDLEQLNFPPREDRRLQKIQVTAGKLLSFLIPEDTFVDVEDGNARDLRLSLYKQHNPIKNNHWLQFNNQTQEVYGLPLENVISVWDYELVAEDSEGLRANATLDVHVQQHPQSRSVNHEFNISLRIDKRSAFPTNVDWEFKVVRGLAKLYGDEDTSKITVRQINIVGDHITFTWSNDSLPRSIECPEEEISKLFDVLVENENGLPSTALQTILAPEIKARHVALHKIGQCEEEPKPEPPAIVTEKPLLPKINQPPVPRNQVDRINATVGQLLVFTVPEDMAFDAEDGSAHNMKMSLMTSERMPIPDDHWLQFDSNNHQFYGVPMPKDIGRKEYQLIVTDSAGASLTDALIVVVNPSNTSPPQHIVEFSMTLEIPYKNFVHSAAQKRKFMEKLGELFHDKDASAISIDNITESTVVTWHNKTLVTSSCPHNVITQLREVIVKDEKMLTERVGDVMGSEFPVKQITITPTGLCLGDESTSVYSPSAGPPVEGGTSVGKSHDDVIITFIVPAIIIAAMLILAAIIACILYRRKRSGKMSVSEQDDERQSFRNKGIPVIFQDELDEKPDPGNKSPVILKEEKPPLPPPEYQKTEDGADVPMLQSENSEEPYQPPPPFATNRDNNRQNRPKPTPTYRKPPPYVPP from the exons ATGAAACCTCTGCTCCTCGCTTTCTCCCCCCTCCTCCTgatcctcctcctcgtcttccCGTTGTCCCTTACCCTGACCCTGCAAGAGGACGATCTCGTCTTCGACGACGTCGGCGAGCCCTCCGCCTCAGCCTCGGGTCCCTCGATATTCAGCAACGAGGAACACCAGGAGTATAACGAAAGGAAACGCGACAGATCGAGGGATGGCAAGAAACACAACGTCGAACGGTTATGGGGGATTCCTAACACGTTCGTCGTCGTGGGTCACGTATTTAAGATGAGAATTCTCAAGCAAGCCTTCAGCGGCAGCGTCGATCACTTCGAG GCTCGGGGTATAAACGGGCATCCTTTACCGCGTTGGCTCGATTGGGACGAACCTGCTTCCACGCTCGTCGGCATCCCTTCGAGGAAGGACCTGGGACTCCACAACGTGATGATCAAGGCCGTCGGAAGGCACGGCGACTTCGCGAAAGACGGATTTTCCATAAACGTCGTGCCCGAGAAGAAACACGAAATAACGCACAAAGATGGAAAG atggacttggagtCTGAAGAATGCGTT ACGCACTGCGACGAATCTGAGGACCAGACTCTTCTGACAATCGTTTTAGACACCAGGTTCGAGAACTTGAAGCCGGCGTCAAGAGTAAATGCAATCGAAAATCTGGCTGGATTCTTGGGTTTACACACG AGTGCCTTTTCGATGCACCCTCATGTGAGCAAGGAAACTTCAGCTCCAGACGCGTCAGTGATTTTATCGGGACCTGGCAATGTCAAACGGCGTCGAGAAAAACACCCCACGGCTATCCAATGGCAG GTGGGCTGCGATGGTCGTCTTTGGCATCACCAAACTGATTTGGTAAATCAGCTGCGAGATCAGGCTAGAGATGGTACTTTAGCCGAAGTTTTAGAACAACCAGTTTTACTTTGGCGGGTGAAAACAGATTCCAGTTCTTTGCTGAGAAATCGTAGGGATACAGGGTCCGGGGATTACACTGATCCCGATTATTATGAGCAATATGACGATTACGAAGATGAAGAGGATATTGTAGATGAGAACAATCCCATAAACGGTGGTGATGTCGAAGGTGACGACGAAGATGGTGACGACAACGAACCGATTACGGAACAGCCAAATATCGCAGTATCCAAAATGCTTGTCGACGAATTTGGTCGTCCACACAGACATCATCACGGAGAAAAATCCAACGAGCCAAAA CTAGAAGAAGAAATCGATGCCGAAGACCTTTACCCGGGCATCTTGAGCAAAATTGGGATTACAGCCGAAAATGCTGGCGAAACTCCTCAGCAAGTACCTGTACTAGGCATGTTACCAATATCAATTCCAACAAATACCACAACATCAGTGCCGACACTTGCGCCG ACAAGCGTGCCTCCCACAACCATCTCGTCATCGACCACAACAACTCAGGCACCAACAACAGTAATACCAACATCATCAACGAGCACAACCACAACTACTACCACCACAGCCGTACCGCCAACAGAGTCTTCGAAATTAGAAACGGTGGAAGTGCCGAAAGAGAAAGTTGAAAGAATTGATACAATCTCTATAACCGTACCCACAGTGCCTGCAGAAACTACGACAATCCCCCCTAAAACAACCATTCTCCAAACTAGTGAAACTAATGTAATATCGACTAGCGGTCCAGCAATAAAACCTGTGTCTGAGACGACAGTGGTCTATGATCAAACAACCATCCCGCAAGAG ATAACTGGAGCACGCAATCAGTCGACGATAGTAATGCCATCACCAACAACTGTATCAACCACAACAACACAGGCAACTACAACGGTTACTCCACTCTCTGTATCGACTACCCAGCGGATGACTACACAACCGAGAACTACATCTCAATTAACGCCAGAGATTACGGATAAAATTGATCTCGAACAGCTCAATTTCCCACCCAGAGAAGATAGACGATTGCAAAAGATACAAGTAACAGCCGGAAAACTTCTCAGTTTTCTTATTCCTGAGGACACCTTTGTTGATGTGGAAGATGGAAATGCTAGGGATCTCCGCTTGAGTTTGTATAAGCAACACAATCCAATCAAGAACAATCACTGGCTTCAGTTCAACAATCAGACGCAGGAAGTTTATGGATT ACCACTTGAAAATGTCATTTCGGTCTGGGATTATGAACTTGTGGCAGAAGATAGCGAAGGACTAAGAGCGAATGCAACTCTAGATGTTCATGTCCAACAACATCCGCAAAGTCGATCCGTTAATCACgaatttaatatttctttgaGAATTGATAAACGAAGTGCATTTCCGACGAACGTGGATTGGGAATTTAAG gtCGTTCGCGGTCTTGCCAAACTTTACGGAGATGAAGATACATCCAAAATAACAGTTCGACAAATCAATATTGTGGGTGACCATATTACTTTTACGTGGTCTAATGACAGTCTTCCTCGAAGCATCGAATGCCCCGAAGAAGAAATTAGCAAATTATTTGAC GTTTTGGTAGAGAATGAAAATGGATTGCCCAGTACTGCATTGCAAACAATTCTTGCACCTGAAATAAAGGCTCGACACGTTGCCCTGCATAAAATTGGACAATGTGAAGAGGAACCAAAACCTGAACCGCCTGCAATTGTGACTGAGAAACCTCTACTACCCAAGATAAACCAACCTCCAGTGCCAAGGAATCAAGTAGACCGCATTAATGCAACGGTTGGACAATTGCTTGTATTCACTGTTCCCGAG GATATGGCTTTTGACGCTGAGGATGGTTCAGCTCACAACATGAAGATGTCATTGATGACCAGCGAAAGAATGCCAATTCCAGATGATCACTGGCTTCAATTTGACAGCAACAACCACCAATTCTATGGAGTACCTATGCCAAAAGATATCGGGCGTAAAGAATACCAATTGATCGTCACAGATTCAGCAG GCGCAAGTCTAACAGACGCTCTTATCGTTGTCGTAAATCCGTCAAACACGTCGCCACCGCAGCACATCGTAGAATTTTCTATGACTTTGGAAATTCCTTACAAAAATTTCGTGCATTCTGCCGCTCAGAAGCGTAAATTTATGGAGAAACTGGGAGAGCTATTCCATGACAAAGACGCAAGTGCCATATCTATAGATAATATTACCGAAAGCACAGTTGTCACGTGGCACAATAAAACTTTGGTAACGTCCTCCTGTCCGCACAACGTGATAACGCAGTTACGCGAGGTGATTgtcaaagatgaaaaaatgttgactgAACGCGTGGGAGACGTTATGGGTTCGGAGTTTCCAGTGAAACAAATAACTATTACGCCGACTGGTCTGTGCCTTGGTGATGAATCTACAAGTGTATATTCGCCAAGTGCTGGTCCTCCAGTTGAAGGCGGGACATCAGTTGGAAAATCGCACGATGACGTTATCATCACATTCATAGTACCAGCGATAATAATCGCTGCTATGCTAATCTTGGCTGCTATTATTGCTTGCATTTTGTACAGACGGAAGCGCAGTGGAAAGATGAGCGTCAGTGAACAAGATGACGAAAGACAGAGTTTCAGGAATAAGGGAATCCCTGTGATATTCCAAGACGAATTGGATGAGAAACCGGACCCAG GTAACAAGTCGCCAGTTATTctcaaagaagaaaaaccacCGCTACCACCTCCCGAGTATCAAAAGACTGAAGACGGGGCAGACGTGCCCATGCTGCAGAGTGAAAATTCTGAAGAACCGTACCAGCCGCCACCACCTTTTGCCACAAATCGCGACAACAATCGTCAAAACAGACCAAAACCGACTCCTACATACAGAAAACCCCCTCCATATGTACCCCCCTAA
- the LOC124223935 gene encoding dystroglycan 1 isoform X2, with protein sequence MKPLLLAFSPLLLILLLVFPLSLTLTLQEDDLVFDDVGEPSASASGPSIFSNEEHQEYNERKRDRSRDGKKHNVERLWGIPNTFVVVGHVFKMRILKQAFSGSVDHFEARGINGHPLPRWLDWDEPASTLVGIPSRKDLGLHNVMIKAVGRHGDFAKDGFSINVVPEKKHEITHKDGKTHCDESEDQTLLTIVLDTRFENLKPASRVNAIENLAGFLGLHTSAFSMHPHVSKETSAPDASVILSGPGNVKRRREKHPTAIQWQVGCDGRLWHHQTDLVNQLRDQARDGTLAEVLEQPVLLWRVKTDSSSLLRNRRDTGSGDYTDPDYYEQYDDYEDEEDIVDENNPINGGDVEGDDEDGDDNEPITEQPNIAVSKMLVDEFGRPHRHHHGEKSNEPKLEEEIDAEDLYPGILSKIGITAENAGETPQQVPVLGMLPISIPTNTTTSVPTLAPTSVPPTTISSSTTTTQAPTTVIPTSSTSTTTTTTTTAVPPTESSKLETVEVPKEKVERIDTISITVPTVPAETTTIPPKTTILQTSETNVISTSGPAIKPVSETTVVYDQTTIPQEITGARNQSTIVMPSPTTVSTTTTQATTTVTPLSVSTTQRMTTQPRTTSQLTPEITDKIDLEQLNFPPREDRRLQKIQVTAGKLLSFLIPEDTFVDVEDGNARDLRLSLYKQHNPIKNNHWLQFNNQTQEVYGLPLENVISVWDYELVAEDSEGLRANATLDVHVQQHPQSRSVNHEFNISLRIDKRSAFPTNVDWEFKVVRGLAKLYGDEDTSKITVRQINIVGDHITFTWSNDSLPRSIECPEEEISKLFDVLVENENGLPSTALQTILAPEIKARHVALHKIGQCEEEPKPEPPAIVTEKPLLPKINQPPVPRNQVDRINATVGQLLVFTVPEDMAFDAEDGSAHNMKMSLMTSERMPIPDDHWLQFDSNNHQFYGVPMPKDIGRKEYQLIVTDSAGASLTDALIVVVNPSNTSPPQHIVEFSMTLEIPYKNFVHSAAQKRKFMEKLGELFHDKDASAISIDNITESTVVTWHNKTLVTSSCPHNVITQLREVIVKDEKMLTERVGDVMGSEFPVKQITITPTGLCLGDESTSVYSPSAGPPVEGGTSVGKSHDDVIITFIVPAIIIAAMLILAAIIACILYRRKRSGKMSVSEQDDERQSFRNKGIPVIFQDELDEKPDPGNKSPVILKEEKPPLPPPEYQKTEDGADVPMLQSENSEEPYQPPPPFATNRDNNRQNRPKPTPTYRKPPPYVPP encoded by the exons ATGAAACCTCTGCTCCTCGCTTTCTCCCCCCTCCTCCTgatcctcctcctcgtcttccCGTTGTCCCTTACCCTGACCCTGCAAGAGGACGATCTCGTCTTCGACGACGTCGGCGAGCCCTCCGCCTCAGCCTCGGGTCCCTCGATATTCAGCAACGAGGAACACCAGGAGTATAACGAAAGGAAACGCGACAGATCGAGGGATGGCAAGAAACACAACGTCGAACGGTTATGGGGGATTCCTAACACGTTCGTCGTCGTGGGTCACGTATTTAAGATGAGAATTCTCAAGCAAGCCTTCAGCGGCAGCGTCGATCACTTCGAG GCTCGGGGTATAAACGGGCATCCTTTACCGCGTTGGCTCGATTGGGACGAACCTGCTTCCACGCTCGTCGGCATCCCTTCGAGGAAGGACCTGGGACTCCACAACGTGATGATCAAGGCCGTCGGAAGGCACGGCGACTTCGCGAAAGACGGATTTTCCATAAACGTCGTGCCCGAGAAGAAACACGAAATAACGCACAAAGATGGAAAG ACGCACTGCGACGAATCTGAGGACCAGACTCTTCTGACAATCGTTTTAGACACCAGGTTCGAGAACTTGAAGCCGGCGTCAAGAGTAAATGCAATCGAAAATCTGGCTGGATTCTTGGGTTTACACACG AGTGCCTTTTCGATGCACCCTCATGTGAGCAAGGAAACTTCAGCTCCAGACGCGTCAGTGATTTTATCGGGACCTGGCAATGTCAAACGGCGTCGAGAAAAACACCCCACGGCTATCCAATGGCAG GTGGGCTGCGATGGTCGTCTTTGGCATCACCAAACTGATTTGGTAAATCAGCTGCGAGATCAGGCTAGAGATGGTACTTTAGCCGAAGTTTTAGAACAACCAGTTTTACTTTGGCGGGTGAAAACAGATTCCAGTTCTTTGCTGAGAAATCGTAGGGATACAGGGTCCGGGGATTACACTGATCCCGATTATTATGAGCAATATGACGATTACGAAGATGAAGAGGATATTGTAGATGAGAACAATCCCATAAACGGTGGTGATGTCGAAGGTGACGACGAAGATGGTGACGACAACGAACCGATTACGGAACAGCCAAATATCGCAGTATCCAAAATGCTTGTCGACGAATTTGGTCGTCCACACAGACATCATCACGGAGAAAAATCCAACGAGCCAAAA CTAGAAGAAGAAATCGATGCCGAAGACCTTTACCCGGGCATCTTGAGCAAAATTGGGATTACAGCCGAAAATGCTGGCGAAACTCCTCAGCAAGTACCTGTACTAGGCATGTTACCAATATCAATTCCAACAAATACCACAACATCAGTGCCGACACTTGCGCCG ACAAGCGTGCCTCCCACAACCATCTCGTCATCGACCACAACAACTCAGGCACCAACAACAGTAATACCAACATCATCAACGAGCACAACCACAACTACTACCACCACAGCCGTACCGCCAACAGAGTCTTCGAAATTAGAAACGGTGGAAGTGCCGAAAGAGAAAGTTGAAAGAATTGATACAATCTCTATAACCGTACCCACAGTGCCTGCAGAAACTACGACAATCCCCCCTAAAACAACCATTCTCCAAACTAGTGAAACTAATGTAATATCGACTAGCGGTCCAGCAATAAAACCTGTGTCTGAGACGACAGTGGTCTATGATCAAACAACCATCCCGCAAGAG ATAACTGGAGCACGCAATCAGTCGACGATAGTAATGCCATCACCAACAACTGTATCAACCACAACAACACAGGCAACTACAACGGTTACTCCACTCTCTGTATCGACTACCCAGCGGATGACTACACAACCGAGAACTACATCTCAATTAACGCCAGAGATTACGGATAAAATTGATCTCGAACAGCTCAATTTCCCACCCAGAGAAGATAGACGATTGCAAAAGATACAAGTAACAGCCGGAAAACTTCTCAGTTTTCTTATTCCTGAGGACACCTTTGTTGATGTGGAAGATGGAAATGCTAGGGATCTCCGCTTGAGTTTGTATAAGCAACACAATCCAATCAAGAACAATCACTGGCTTCAGTTCAACAATCAGACGCAGGAAGTTTATGGATT ACCACTTGAAAATGTCATTTCGGTCTGGGATTATGAACTTGTGGCAGAAGATAGCGAAGGACTAAGAGCGAATGCAACTCTAGATGTTCATGTCCAACAACATCCGCAAAGTCGATCCGTTAATCACgaatttaatatttctttgaGAATTGATAAACGAAGTGCATTTCCGACGAACGTGGATTGGGAATTTAAG gtCGTTCGCGGTCTTGCCAAACTTTACGGAGATGAAGATACATCCAAAATAACAGTTCGACAAATCAATATTGTGGGTGACCATATTACTTTTACGTGGTCTAATGACAGTCTTCCTCGAAGCATCGAATGCCCCGAAGAAGAAATTAGCAAATTATTTGAC GTTTTGGTAGAGAATGAAAATGGATTGCCCAGTACTGCATTGCAAACAATTCTTGCACCTGAAATAAAGGCTCGACACGTTGCCCTGCATAAAATTGGACAATGTGAAGAGGAACCAAAACCTGAACCGCCTGCAATTGTGACTGAGAAACCTCTACTACCCAAGATAAACCAACCTCCAGTGCCAAGGAATCAAGTAGACCGCATTAATGCAACGGTTGGACAATTGCTTGTATTCACTGTTCCCGAG GATATGGCTTTTGACGCTGAGGATGGTTCAGCTCACAACATGAAGATGTCATTGATGACCAGCGAAAGAATGCCAATTCCAGATGATCACTGGCTTCAATTTGACAGCAACAACCACCAATTCTATGGAGTACCTATGCCAAAAGATATCGGGCGTAAAGAATACCAATTGATCGTCACAGATTCAGCAG GCGCAAGTCTAACAGACGCTCTTATCGTTGTCGTAAATCCGTCAAACACGTCGCCACCGCAGCACATCGTAGAATTTTCTATGACTTTGGAAATTCCTTACAAAAATTTCGTGCATTCTGCCGCTCAGAAGCGTAAATTTATGGAGAAACTGGGAGAGCTATTCCATGACAAAGACGCAAGTGCCATATCTATAGATAATATTACCGAAAGCACAGTTGTCACGTGGCACAATAAAACTTTGGTAACGTCCTCCTGTCCGCACAACGTGATAACGCAGTTACGCGAGGTGATTgtcaaagatgaaaaaatgttgactgAACGCGTGGGAGACGTTATGGGTTCGGAGTTTCCAGTGAAACAAATAACTATTACGCCGACTGGTCTGTGCCTTGGTGATGAATCTACAAGTGTATATTCGCCAAGTGCTGGTCCTCCAGTTGAAGGCGGGACATCAGTTGGAAAATCGCACGATGACGTTATCATCACATTCATAGTACCAGCGATAATAATCGCTGCTATGCTAATCTTGGCTGCTATTATTGCTTGCATTTTGTACAGACGGAAGCGCAGTGGAAAGATGAGCGTCAGTGAACAAGATGACGAAAGACAGAGTTTCAGGAATAAGGGAATCCCTGTGATATTCCAAGACGAATTGGATGAGAAACCGGACCCAG GTAACAAGTCGCCAGTTATTctcaaagaagaaaaaccacCGCTACCACCTCCCGAGTATCAAAAGACTGAAGACGGGGCAGACGTGCCCATGCTGCAGAGTGAAAATTCTGAAGAACCGTACCAGCCGCCACCACCTTTTGCCACAAATCGCGACAACAATCGTCAAAACAGACCAAAACCGACTCCTACATACAGAAAACCCCCTCCATATGTACCCCCCTAA